The Desulfobacterales bacterium DNA window CGTGCCCATGGTGCTGGGGCCGGATAAGACGCGGCTTTCCAAACGCCACGGGGCCATGTCCGTCACCGCGTACCGGGATATGGGCTATCATCCGGATGCCATGGTCAACTACCTTGTCCGGCTGGGCTGGTCGCACGGGGATCAGGAGTTTTTCACCCGGGAGGAGCTGATTGAAAAGTTTAACCTGGCGCATATCGGCAAATCCGCCGGCGTGTTTGACCCGGAAAAGCTTCTGGCGCTAAACGCCGAGCACATCCGGGCGAAATCCAACGAGGAGCTGGCCGGGCACCTGATGCCGTTTTTAGAAGCCAAAGGCATTGATGCGGCTCCCGGCGAATACCTCTATAAAGTGATTGAAACCCTTAAAAACCGCAGCAAGACCTTTGTAGAGATGGCGGATGCCGCGGAATTCTATTTCGCGGATCAATTGGTTTACGAGGAGAAGGCGGCAAAGAAGTTTCTCAAAGCCGGCATTCTTGAGCCGCTAAAGGAAATAACCCTTGAGCTGGAACAGACCGGGACGTTTAACCAGGAAACCCTGGAGCCCATTTTTCAGCATGTGATGGACAAGCACGAGTTAAAACTCGGCAAAATCGCCCAGCCCATGCGCGTGGCCCTTACCGGCAAAACCGTCAGCCCCGGCATATTTGAGATGATCGAGGTGCTGGGAAAATCCGCGGTAATTGCCCGGCTGAAAGATGCCATCGCCTATATCGAGACCCGGCAGGCGGAAGAATAAAAACGGTCCTGTTAACGGACAATAAGTCGGCACGGTGGCCGACTCTACAACGCATATCACTGTAGGGC harbors:
- the gltX gene encoding glutamate--tRNA ligase, whose product is MDNPIVTRFPPSPSGYLHLGGARTAIFNWLYARHTRGRFVLRVEDTDMARSTKESVDAILDALEWLGIGWDEGPYFQSQRFDVYKDYINRLLASGNAYYCTCSAERLEQMRQEAMQSGGKPKYDGTCRDKGLEYQEGAVVRFKAPLAGTTVVPDRIRGNVAFNNTELDDFIIQRSDGTPTYNLAVVVDDITMNINTIIRGDDHLNNTPKQIQLYEALGCEVPDFGHVPMVLGPDKTRLSKRHGAMSVTAYRDMGYHPDAMVNYLVRLGWSHGDQEFFTREELIEKFNLAHIGKSAGVFDPEKLLALNAEHIRAKSNEELAGHLMPFLEAKGIDAAPGEYLYKVIETLKNRSKTFVEMADAAEFYFADQLVYEEKAAKKFLKAGILEPLKEITLELEQTGTFNQETLEPIFQHVMDKHELKLGKIAQPMRVALTGKTVSPGIFEMIEVLGKSAVIARLKDAIAYIETRQAEE